In Sorghum bicolor cultivar BTx623 chromosome 8, Sorghum_bicolor_NCBIv3, whole genome shotgun sequence, one genomic interval encodes:
- the LOC8063241 gene encoding eukaryotic translation initiation factor 3 subunit G, whose amino-acid sequence MAAAAAQQKIRWGELEEDDGGDLDFLLPPWVMVGPDENGLKKVIEYRFDDDGNKVRVTTTTRVRKLAQPCLSRSAIERRQWPKFGDALKEDAGSRLTMVSTEEVLLERPRAPV is encoded by the exons atggcggcggcggcggcgcagcagaagATCCGGTGGGGGGAGCTAGAGGAGGACGACGGAGGTGACCTCGACTTCCTCCTCCCGCCGTGGGTCATGGTTGGGCCCGATGAGAACGGGCTCAAGAAGGTCATCGAGTATCGCTTCGACGACGACGGCAACAAGGTCAgggtcaccaccaccacccgcgTCCGCAAGCTCGCGCAGCCGTGCCTCTCCCGCAGCGCCATCGAGCGCCGCCAGTGGCCCAAGTTCGGCGATGCCCTCAAGGAGGACGCGGGTTCCAGGCTCACCATGGTCTCCACCGAGGAGGTCCTCCTCGAGCGACCCCGCGCACCAG TTTGA